One window of the Pseudomonas sihuiensis genome contains the following:
- the rbbA gene encoding ribosome-associated ATPase/putative transporter RbbA — protein MTANDPSVVQLIEVSLRYNKTCAVDAVTLDIPANRMVGLIGPDGVGKSSLLALIAGARRMQDGTIRVLDGDMADAGHRRDVCPRIAYMPQGLGKNLYPTLTVFENLDFFGRLFGQDEQERRARIADLTQSTGLAPFVERPAGKLSGGMKQKLGLCCALIHDPDLLILDEPTTGVDPLARNQFWELIERIRKRRPGMSVLVATAYMDEAQRFDWLVAMDDGKVLDIGTPGELLERTGTDNLEEAFIALLPEAKRSGHHTLVIPPRPAASGENAVAIEAHGLTCRFGDFVAVDHVDFRIERGEIFGFLGSNGCGKSTTMKMLTGLQPASEGEAFLFGKPVDPRNIDTRRRVGYMSQAFSLYSELSVLQNLDLHARLFEIPPQRRPARIQEMLDRFDLQGVAEQLPEDLPLGVRQRLSLAVAVIHQPEILILDEPTSGVDPVARDGFWELLIDLSRNDGVTIFISTHFMNEALRCDRMSMMHAGRVLDSDTPQALMDKRGLSTLEETFIAYLRDATDDNDTPTDTSQAALEETAFAQTNAVKSRFSPRRLYSYAQREAMELRRDPVRATLALIGTVLLMFIMGYGINLDVEDLSYAVLDRDQTTTSAAYAETLAGSRYFVAKAPLSDYNELDQRMRAGDISLAVEIPPGFSRDLKRGDTPQIGFWVDGAMPTRANTVKGYVQGIHQGYLQQLAATAPGNAARSQFDIALRYRYNPDVQSLQAMVPAVIPILLMMIPAMLTALGVVREKELGSITNFYVTPVTRLEFLIGKQLPYIALGMANFFMLVAFSVWVFDVPIKGSMLTLTLGALLYVTCATGLGLLISSVLNSQIAAIFGTAIATLVPATQFSGLIYPVSALEDASALIGNLYPTSHFLIISRGVFSKALGLAELYPYFIPLLITIPTLTLLSVAGLKKQEK, from the coding sequence ATGACAGCGAACGACCCCAGCGTGGTGCAACTGATCGAGGTCAGCCTGCGCTACAACAAAACCTGCGCGGTGGACGCGGTCACCCTCGACATCCCCGCCAACCGCATGGTCGGCCTGATCGGCCCAGATGGCGTGGGCAAGTCCAGCCTGCTGGCCCTGATCGCCGGGGCGCGTAGGATGCAGGACGGCACGATACGGGTGCTCGACGGCGACATGGCCGATGCCGGCCACCGCCGCGACGTCTGCCCGCGCATCGCCTACATGCCCCAGGGTCTGGGCAAGAATCTCTACCCGACCCTGACCGTGTTCGAGAACCTCGACTTCTTCGGCCGCCTGTTCGGCCAGGATGAGCAGGAGCGCAGGGCGCGGATTGCCGACCTGACGCAAAGCACCGGCCTGGCGCCGTTTGTCGAACGCCCGGCGGGCAAGCTGTCCGGCGGCATGAAACAGAAGCTCGGCTTGTGCTGTGCGCTGATCCACGATCCGGATCTGTTGATCCTCGACGAACCCACCACCGGCGTCGACCCGCTGGCGCGCAACCAGTTCTGGGAATTGATCGAGCGCATTCGCAAGCGCCGCCCCGGCATGAGCGTGCTGGTCGCCACCGCCTACATGGACGAAGCCCAGCGTTTCGACTGGCTGGTGGCCATGGACGACGGCAAGGTGCTGGATATCGGAACCCCTGGCGAACTGCTCGAACGCACCGGCACCGACAATCTGGAAGAAGCCTTCATCGCCCTGTTGCCCGAAGCCAAGCGCAGCGGCCACCATACCCTAGTGATTCCACCCCGCCCGGCGGCCAGCGGCGAGAATGCGGTGGCCATCGAGGCGCACGGCCTGACCTGCCGCTTTGGTGATTTCGTCGCCGTCGATCATGTAGATTTCCGCATCGAGCGCGGGGAAATCTTCGGCTTCCTCGGCTCCAACGGCTGCGGCAAGTCGACCACCATGAAGATGCTCACCGGGCTGCAGCCGGCCAGCGAAGGCGAAGCCTTCCTGTTCGGCAAACCGGTCGACCCAAGGAACATCGACACCCGCCGCCGGGTCGGCTACATGTCCCAGGCGTTCTCGCTGTACAGCGAGTTGAGTGTGCTGCAGAACCTCGACCTGCATGCCCGGCTGTTCGAAATCCCGCCGCAACGGCGTCCCGCGCGCATTCAGGAAATGCTCGACAGGTTCGATCTTCAGGGAGTCGCCGAGCAGTTGCCGGAGGATCTGCCCCTGGGGGTGCGCCAGCGCTTGTCGCTGGCCGTGGCAGTGATTCACCAGCCGGAGATACTGATCCTCGACGAGCCGACTTCCGGTGTCGACCCGGTGGCCCGTGACGGTTTCTGGGAGCTGTTGATCGACCTGTCGCGCAATGACGGCGTGACCATCTTCATCTCCACCCACTTCATGAACGAAGCGCTGCGCTGCGACCGCATGTCAATGATGCATGCCGGCCGAGTGCTGGACAGCGACACGCCTCAGGCACTGATGGACAAGCGCGGCCTGTCCACCCTGGAAGAAACCTTCATCGCCTACCTGCGCGATGCCACTGACGACAACGACACACCGACAGACACTTCGCAGGCGGCCCTGGAGGAGACGGCATTCGCCCAGACCAACGCAGTGAAATCACGTTTCAGCCCTAGGCGTCTGTACAGCTACGCCCAGCGCGAAGCCATGGAACTGCGCCGCGATCCTGTTCGCGCCACCCTGGCCTTGATCGGTACGGTTCTGCTGATGTTCATCATGGGCTACGGCATCAACCTGGATGTCGAGGACCTGAGCTACGCGGTGCTCGATCGCGACCAGACCACCACCAGCGCCGCCTATGCCGAGACCCTTGCCGGGTCACGCTATTTCGTGGCAAAGGCGCCGCTGAGCGATTACAACGAACTCGACCAGCGCATGCGCGCAGGCGACATCAGCTTGGCCGTAGAGATCCCCCCAGGTTTCAGTCGTGACCTCAAACGCGGCGACACACCACAGATCGGCTTCTGGGTCGACGGCGCCATGCCAACCCGCGCTAACACGGTCAAGGGATACGTACAGGGCATCCACCAGGGCTACCTGCAGCAGCTTGCCGCGACGGCTCCCGGGAATGCGGCCCGCAGCCAGTTCGACATCGCCCTGCGCTACCGCTACAACCCCGATGTGCAAAGCCTGCAAGCCATGGTGCCAGCGGTGATCCCGATTTTGTTGATGATGATTCCGGCAATGCTCACCGCCTTGGGCGTGGTGCGTGAAAAGGAACTGGGTTCGATCACCAACTTCTACGTCACACCGGTGACCCGCCTGGAATTCCTGATCGGCAAGCAGTTGCCTTATATCGCCTTGGGCATGGCCAACTTTTTCATGCTGGTGGCATTCTCGGTCTGGGTCTTCGACGTGCCAATCAAGGGCAGCATGCTGACCCTGACACTCGGCGCACTGCTCTACGTGACCTGCGCCACCGGTCTCGGCCTACTGATCTCCTCGGTGCTCAACAGCCAGATCGCTGCAATCTTCGGCACCGCCATTGCCACTCTGGTGCCGGCCACGCAATTCTCCGGTCTGATCTACCCGGTATCGGCCTTGGAAGACGCCAGCGCCTTGATCGGCAACCTCTACCCGACCAGCCATTTCCTGATCATCAGCCGTGGCGTGTTCTCCAAGGCGCTGGGCCTGGCCGAACTCTACCCCTACTTCATTCCCTTGCTGATCACCATCCCCACACTGACCCTGCTCAGCGTCGCCGGCCTGAAGAAGCAGGAGAAATAA
- a CDS encoding ABC transporter permease, protein MRKLNNILQLGIKELRSLYRDPALLLLILYAFTLSIYSQANSVPESPHRASIGVLDEDRSQLSTRIVGGFQLPYFIKPAAIDLETMDSGMDAGRYTFTLNIPPQFQQDLLAGRQPTIQLNVDATQVSQAFTGAGHIQQIINDEVGEFLRRFRGANAVPVEAVVRMQYNPNLVQSWFGSVNAIVSQITMLSIILTGAALIREREHGTIEHLLVMPVTPFEIMSAKVWSMGLVVLAATALSMRIIIEGWLAVPIPGSVLLFLGGVALHLFATTSMGIFFGTLARSMPQLGLLIILVLMPLQILSGGMTPRESMPEVVQNVMLAAPTTHFVELAQAILFRGAGPAVVWPQMLALGAIGSVFFIGALSRLRKSLH, encoded by the coding sequence ATGCGCAAACTGAACAACATCCTGCAGTTGGGCATCAAGGAACTGCGCAGCCTGTATCGCGATCCTGCCCTGTTGCTGCTGATCCTCTACGCCTTCACCCTGAGCATTTACTCCCAAGCCAACAGTGTGCCGGAGTCGCCGCACCGGGCCAGCATTGGCGTGCTCGACGAGGATCGCTCGCAACTGTCGACGCGCATCGTCGGCGGCTTCCAGTTGCCCTACTTCATCAAGCCCGCGGCCATCGACCTGGAAACCATGGACAGCGGCATGGACGCCGGGCGCTATACCTTCACCCTGAACATCCCGCCGCAGTTCCAGCAAGATCTGCTAGCCGGACGCCAGCCAACCATCCAGCTCAATGTCGATGCCACACAAGTCAGCCAAGCGTTCACGGGGGCTGGACATATCCAGCAGATCATTAATGACGAGGTCGGCGAGTTCCTCAGGCGCTTTCGTGGCGCCAACGCGGTACCCGTCGAAGCGGTGGTACGCATGCAGTACAACCCCAACCTGGTGCAATCCTGGTTCGGCTCCGTCAACGCAATCGTCAGCCAGATCACCATGCTGTCGATCATCCTCACCGGCGCCGCACTGATCCGCGAACGCGAACACGGCACCATCGAGCACCTGCTGGTGATGCCCGTCACGCCGTTCGAGATCATGTCGGCCAAGGTCTGGTCGATGGGCCTAGTGGTGCTGGCCGCCACCGCCCTGTCCATGCGCATCATCATCGAGGGCTGGCTGGCCGTCCCCATTCCCGGCTCCGTGCTGTTGTTCCTCGGCGGTGTCGCCCTGCACCTGTTCGCCACCACCTCGATGGGCATCTTCTTCGGCACCCTGGCCCGCTCGATGCCACAGCTGGGCCTGCTGATCATTCTCGTGCTGATGCCTCTGCAGATTCTCTCCGGCGGCATGACCCCGCGCGAAAGCATGCCGGAAGTCGTACAGAACGTCATGCTGGCGGCACCCACCACGCACTTCGTCGAGCTAGCCCAAGCCATTCTCTTCCGTGGCGCCGGCCCGGCTGTCGTCTGGCCGCAAATGCTTGCCCTAGGCGCCATCGGTAGCGTGTTTTTCATCGGTGCCTTGTCGCGGCTGCGCAAATCCCTGCATTGA
- a CDS encoding TolC family outer membrane protein, with protein sequence MEITTTARLALVTAICLGIPAQGWATSLPTPAKTDLVTVYKQAAKNNADIAAARADYQARREVVPQARAGLLPNLSAGANYGDTRTELDSPSNTLSRSGLVYQANLSQPLFRADRWFQLQAAEATSEQAALELSATEQSLILQSAETYFAVLRAQDTLASTRAEEAAFKRQLDQANERFDVGLSDKTDVLEAQAGFDTARANRILAERAVDDAFEALVALTNRSYTAVEGIVHTLPVLAPTPNDAKTWVDTAAAQNLNLQASFFAVDAAEENLRQRKAGHAPTLDAVASYQKGDNDGMGFSNSGARLTGTQPYRDDVSQRSIGLQLNIPLYSGGLTSSQVREAYQRLGQTEQLRESLRRQVVQNTRNLFRAVNTDVETVQARRQSIISNQSALEATEIGYQVGTRNIVDVLDAQRQLYSAVRNYNDARYDYILNNLRLKQAAGTLSPADLEALDSFLKPDYNPDKDFLPEETLEANFTDDNLGASS encoded by the coding sequence GTGGAGATAACCACAACCGCTAGGTTGGCCCTGGTGACAGCCATCTGCCTGGGCATCCCAGCACAGGGCTGGGCAACCTCCCTACCCACCCCGGCCAAAACCGACCTGGTCACCGTGTACAAACAAGCAGCGAAGAACAACGCCGATATCGCTGCCGCTCGCGCCGACTACCAGGCGCGTCGCGAAGTGGTGCCGCAGGCGCGTGCCGGGCTGCTGCCCAACCTGTCGGCGGGGGCCAATTATGGCGATACCCGCACCGAGCTCGATTCGCCGAGTAACACCCTGTCGCGCAGCGGTCTGGTGTATCAGGCCAACCTGAGCCAGCCACTGTTCCGTGCCGATCGATGGTTCCAGCTGCAGGCGGCCGAGGCGACCAGTGAGCAGGCGGCGCTGGAGCTGTCAGCGACCGAGCAGAGCTTGATTCTGCAGAGCGCCGAGACCTACTTTGCCGTGTTGCGCGCCCAGGACACCCTGGCCTCGACCCGTGCCGAAGAGGCGGCGTTCAAGCGCCAGCTGGATCAGGCCAACGAGCGCTTCGATGTTGGCCTTTCCGACAAGACCGACGTGCTCGAAGCGCAGGCCGGTTTCGACACTGCCCGAGCCAACCGCATTCTCGCCGAGCGCGCCGTGGATGATGCCTTCGAGGCCCTGGTGGCGCTGACCAATCGCAGCTACACGGCAGTCGAAGGTATCGTGCATACCTTGCCGGTATTGGCGCCGACACCGAACGACGCCAAAACCTGGGTCGATACCGCCGCTGCGCAGAACCTCAATCTGCAGGCCAGCTTCTTCGCGGTCGATGCTGCCGAGGAAAACCTGCGCCAGCGCAAGGCCGGCCATGCGCCGACCCTGGATGCCGTGGCCAGCTACCAGAAGGGCGATAACGACGGCATGGGCTTCAGCAATAGTGGTGCTCGCCTTACAGGAACACAGCCTTACCGTGACGACGTTTCGCAGCGCTCTATTGGCCTGCAGCTGAACATCCCGCTGTATAGCGGTGGCCTGACCAGCTCGCAGGTGCGTGAGGCCTATCAGCGCCTGGGGCAGACCGAGCAGTTGCGCGAAAGCTTGCGCCGCCAGGTGGTGCAGAACACCCGTAACCTGTTCCGTGCGGTGAATACCGACGTGGAGACCGTGCAGGCGCGCCGCCAGTCGATCATCTCCAACCAGAGCGCCCTGGAAGCCACCGAGATCGGCTACCAGGTCGGCACCCGCAACATCGTCGATGTGCTCGATGCCCAGCGTCAGCTGTACAGCGCGGTGCGCAACTACAACGACGCGCGCTATGACTACATCCTCAACAACCTGCGCCTGAAGCAGGCCGCCGGCACCCTCAGTCCGGCTGACCTGGAAGCGCTGGACAGCTTCCTCAAGCCTGACTACAACCCGGACAAAGACTTCCTACCGGAAGAAACATTAGAAGCCAACTTTACTGACGACAACTTAGGAGCATCATCATGA
- a CDS encoding YgdI/YgdR family lipoprotein, whose protein sequence is MKKICLVLSALTLSLLAGCSTPSLIVLNSGQEIQTLDEPKYDAKSGFYEFKQPDGKPQRINKDQVNTIRTL, encoded by the coding sequence ATGAAAAAAATCTGCCTTGTACTTTCCGCTCTGACTCTCAGCCTGCTTGCTGGCTGTTCTACCCCCTCGCTGATCGTGCTCAACAGCGGTCAGGAAATCCAGACACTAGACGAACCCAAATACGATGCAAAAAGTGGTTTCTACGAATTTAAGCAACCTGACGGGAAACCCCAACGTATAAATAAAGATCAGGTGAATACCATCAGGACGCTCTGA
- the arcD gene encoding arginine-ornithine antiporter encodes MSDSTQKLRLGALIALVVGSMVGGGIFSLPQNIAASASAGATLIGWLITGVGMLTLAFVFQTLANRKPDLNGGVYAYAKAGFGDYMGFSSAWGYWISAWIGNVSYMVLLFSTLGYFFPVFGEGNTLPAIICASIVLWLLHFLVLRGIREAAFINTITTIAKMLPLALFIVIAAVAFKMDVFTSDFWGSGNTELGSVMDQVRNMMLVTVWVFIGIEGASIFSARAEKRSDVGKATVIGFIGVLLLLVLVNILSQGILAQAELAGLKNPSMAAVLEQVVGPWGAQLISIGLIISLAGALLSWTLLCAEILFASASDHTMPEFLRKENANQVPANALWLSNGLIQLFLIITLFSESTYLSLLYLATSMILVPYFWSSAYAVLLALRGETYENAAGERNKDLLIALISTLYAVWLVYAAGVQYLLLSALLYAPGAILFAKAKRELGQPVFTGVEKLIFIAVLIGAGIAAFGLYDGFLSL; translated from the coding sequence ATGTCTGACTCGACTCAAAAACTGCGCCTCGGCGCGTTGATCGCTCTGGTTGTTGGTTCAATGGTTGGCGGCGGGATCTTCTCCCTGCCGCAGAATATCGCCGCCAGTGCCAGTGCCGGCGCCACCCTTATTGGCTGGCTGATCACCGGTGTCGGCATGCTCACCCTGGCTTTCGTCTTCCAGACCCTGGCCAACCGCAAACCCGACCTCAATGGCGGGGTGTATGCCTACGCTAAGGCCGGCTTCGGCGACTACATGGGTTTCTCCTCGGCTTGGGGTTACTGGATCAGCGCCTGGATCGGCAACGTCAGCTACATGGTGTTGCTGTTCTCCACCCTCGGCTACTTCTTTCCGGTATTCGGCGAGGGCAACACCCTGCCGGCGATCATCTGCGCCTCTATCGTGCTCTGGCTGCTGCACTTTCTGGTGCTGCGCGGGATCAGGGAAGCGGCCTTCATTAATACCATCACCACCATCGCCAAGATGCTGCCGCTGGCGCTGTTCATCGTCATCGCCGCCGTCGCCTTCAAGATGGACGTGTTCACCTCGGACTTCTGGGGCAGCGGCAACACCGAGCTCGGCAGCGTGATGGATCAGGTGCGCAACATGATGCTGGTCACCGTCTGGGTGTTCATCGGTATCGAGGGTGCGAGCATCTTCTCCGCCCGCGCCGAGAAACGCAGCGATGTCGGCAAGGCCACCGTCATCGGCTTCATCGGCGTGCTCCTGCTATTAGTGCTGGTCAACATCCTCAGTCAGGGCATCCTCGCCCAGGCCGAACTGGCCGGACTGAAAAACCCGTCGATGGCTGCCGTGCTGGAACAGGTAGTCGGCCCCTGGGGGGCGCAACTGATCTCCATCGGCCTGATCATCTCGCTGGCCGGGGCGCTGCTGTCGTGGACACTACTGTGCGCCGAGATTCTCTTCGCCAGCGCCAGTGACCACACCATGCCGGAGTTCCTGCGCAAGGAGAACGCCAACCAGGTCCCGGCTAACGCGCTGTGGCTGTCCAACGGGCTGATCCAGCTGTTTCTGATCATCACCCTGTTCAGCGAGTCCACCTACCTCAGCCTGCTGTATCTGGCCACCTCGATGATTCTGGTGCCGTACTTCTGGTCGAGTGCCTACGCCGTGCTGCTGGCCTTGCGCGGCGAGACCTACGAAAACGCCGCCGGCGAACGCAACAAGGATCTGCTGATCGCGCTGATCTCCACGCTGTATGCGGTGTGGCTGGTGTACGCCGCCGGCGTGCAGTACCTGCTGCTCTCCGCGCTGCTCTATGCCCCTGGCGCAATCCTGTTCGCCAAGGCCAAGCGCGAGCTGGGCCAACCGGTGTTCACGGGCGTCGAGAAGCTGATCTTCATCGCCGTACTGATCGGCGCCGGCATTGCCGCATTCGGCCTGTATGACGGTTTCCTGAGTTTGTAA